A window from Malassezia japonica chromosome 1, complete sequence encodes these proteins:
- the UBA2 gene encoding E1 ubiquitin-activating enzyme (COG:O; EggNog:ENOG503NWF7), which translates to MDDRYAAQRAVLGEDAHARLKGARMLVVGAGGIGCEVLKDLVLLGVGHIEIIDLDTIDLSNLNRQFLFQKQHIQKPKAEVAKASASAFNPEVEIVAHYGNVQAPEFGVSYYSQFDVVLSALDNLATRRYVNRMCVAADVPLVESGTAGFLGQVQPIRAGHTECYDCTAHPTPTTFPVCTIRSTPSTPMHCIVWAKNWLFPQLFGEDDESGDAELDQAAQSGENAQELENLRREAHQMRALRAELGKAPREAAEKIFAKVYDVDIRRLLSMDDMWEKRTRPDPLSLDAARADTTVAPQTEVLKDRRTLSLADTAALFLESAVALAKGAQDAPLSFDKDDADALAFVTAASNLRAHVYHIPRQTQFETKQIAGNIIPAIATTNAIVSGLAVVQAMHMLVARWDAMRIVSVARRSNRVFTTFPPAPPNAACGVCSDMYLATDVDPTTTTLQDILAIVRRPTSDGGLAYDDDAEISIADGARILYDLDLDDNLEKTLAQLNVGVGSALSIVDEDAQNVTVQLLLQQGTEAKVHWPHGTPVAVRPRRALPKPASDSESEVEAVDAAAAVAPAAPKRTKRPADAEANGPAKRHAPAGQSEEAAIVLE; encoded by the exons ATGGACGATCGctacgcggcgcagcgcgcggtgctcggcgaggatgcgcacgcgcgcctgaAGGGCGCGCGGATGCTTGttgtcggcgccggcggtaTTGGATGCGAAGTACTCAAAGACCTTGTTTTGCTGGGTGTCGGCCACATTGAGAtt ATCGACCTCGACACGATCGACCTGTCGAACCTGAATCGCCAGTTCCTCTTCCAGAAGCAGCATATCCAAAAGCCCAAGGCAGAGGTCGCCAAGGCGAGTGCGAGTGCATTCAACCCCGAGGTGGAAATCGTCGCGCATTACGGCAACGTCCAGGCGCCCGAGTTTGGCGTGTCGTACTACAGCCAGTTTGACGTGGTGCtgagcgcgctcgacaatctcgcgacgcgccgctaCGTAAATAGGATGTGCGTCGCTGCGGACGTGCCGCTGGTCGAGAGCGGCACTGCCGGGTTCCTGGGCCAGGTCCAGCCGATCCGTGCGGGGCACACCGAGTGCTACGACTGCACGGCGCACcccacgccgacgaccttCCCGGTGTGCACGAtccgctcgacgccgtccACACCGATGCACTGCATCGTCTGGGCCAAGAACTGGCTCTTTCC GCAACTCTTtggcgaggacgacgaaagcggcgatgcggagctcgaccaggccgCCCAGAGCGGCGAGAACGCacaggagctcgagaatctgcggcgcgaggcgcaccagatgcgtgcgctgcgcgccgagctcggcaaggcgccgcgcgaggcggcagAAAAGATCTTTGCCAAGGTGTACGACGTGGACATCCGGCGACTCTTGAGCATGGACGACATGTGGGAGAAGCGCACTCGCCCAGACCCTCTGtcgctcgatgcggcgcgcgccgacacGACCGTTGCGCCACAGACCGAGGTGCTCAAggaccgccgcacgctctcgCTCGCCGACACCGCCGCCCTGTTCCTCGAGAGCGCGGTAGCACTCGCAAAgggcgcgcaggacgcTCCGCTTTCTTTTGACAAGGACGAcgcggacgcgctcgcATTCGTGACGGCCGCATCCAACCTGCGTGCACACGTCTACCACATTCCCCGCCAGACACAGTTCGAGACAAAGCAGATTGCGGGCAACATTATTCCCGCGATTGCGACGACGAATGCAATCGTGTCTGGCCTCGCAGTCGTTCAGGCAATGCAcatgctcgtcgcgcgctggGACGCGATGCGGATCGTGAGTgtcgcacgccgctcgaaCCGCGTCTTTACCACGTTCCCTCCCGCGCCGCCAaacgcggcgtgcggcgtgtGTAGCGACATGTACCTCGCGACAGACGTCGACcccacgacgacgacgctcCAGGATATCCTCGCGATCGTtcgccgcccgacgagcgacggcggtctcgcgtacgacgacgacgcggagATCTCGATtgcggacggcgcgcgcattCTCTACGACCTGGACCTTGACGACAACCTCGAAAAGaccctcgcgcagctcaacGTCGGCGTCGGTAGTGCGCTGTCGATTGTCGATGAGGACGCGCAGAACGTCACTGTCCAGCTACTTCTGCAGCAGGGCACCGAGGCCAAGGTGCACTGGCCCCACGGCACGcccgtcgcggtgcgcccgcggcgtgccCTGCCCAAGCCCGCCTCCGACTCCGAGTCggaggtcgaggcggtggacgcggcggcggcggtcgcgcctgcagcgccgaagcgcaccaagcgcccggcggacgccgaggccaacGGCCCAGCcaagcgccacgcgcccgCCGGTCAGTCGGAGGAGGCTGCGATTGTACTTGAATAG
- a CDS encoding uncharacterized protein (COG:O; EggNog:ENOG503P2P3), which yields MLSPRATLAMDLRGWGLSSPTHPGEPGNRSSVVSGVAQPQNEAVETAPETQEELVRLYGPDVGDHFADQPPAIHAPLPTSTIETWIERESAQRVSSLDLYVHLHRSTATLGGAPNATPSPATALAAPTLSLDPATRTALQLPGPTHTLAIACDCAAPRARLDLYVVGAHRTGAVGVPPVRSSGGAPHPVGWCISSCDVVHGFEMRVVLPLVLDGAWANDLDDGPIELALIIEALDEDGQALAEPNAQTMRFFAEPRDGTWRLRNGAQSIYISGFAMQLHQLFGMSAHQEHGAHPDESAGDASTAPMLADPDLGSDATECPICMTLAPTTVLLPCTHALCLECAVRVRDSVQKSRAHDRAHGRVPRLRYACPICRATIQSMLALSR from the coding sequence ATGCTGTCGCCCAGGGCCACACTCGCGATGGACCTGCGGGGCTGGGGTCTTTCGAGCCCCACCCACCCAGGGGAGCCCGGAAATAGGAGCTCGGTGGTATCTGGGGTCGCTCAGCCACAGAATGAAGCAGTCGAGACTGCGCCCGAGACGCAAgaggagctcgtgcgcctaTACGGCCCCGATGTCGGCGACCACTTTGCCGACCAGCCGCCGGCGATCCACGCACCGCTTCCGACCAGCACAATAGAGACGTGGATCGAGCGGGAGAGCGCACAGCGGGTATCGAGTTTGGACCTGTACGTGCACCTCCACCGCTccaccgcgacgctcggcggcgccccgAACGccacgccgtcgcccgccacggcgctcgcggcgccgacccTGTCGCTGGAcccggcgacgcgcaccgcacTACAGCTGCCGGGGCCGACGCACACGCTCGCGATCGCATGCGattgcgccgcgccgcgcgcgcgcctcgacctgtACGTAGTGGGCGCCCACCGCACCGGTGCGGTGGGTGTGCCACCGGTGCGTTCGTCgggaggcgcgccgcaccctGTGGGGTGGTGCATATCGTCGTGCGATGTGGTGCACGGCTTTGAGATGCGCGTCGTTCTCCCTCTTGTTCTGGATGGCGCGTGGGCGAACGACCTAGACGACGGCCCGATCGAGCTTGCGTTAATCATCGAggccctcgacgaggacggccaggcgcttgccgagccCAACGCGCAGACCATGCGCTTCTTTGCagagccgcgcgacggtacgtggcgcctgcgcaacgGCGCGCAGTCGATCTATATTTCCGGCTTTGCTATGCAGCTGCACCAGCTCTTTGGTATGAGCGCGCACCAagagcacggcgcgcaccccgacgagagcgccggcgacgcatCTACCGCGCCGATGCTCGCAGACCCCGATCTGGGCAGCGATGCGACCGAGTGCCCGATTTGTATGACGCTTGCGCCAACGACCGTGCTGCTCCCCTGCACGCACGCCCTGTGCCTGGAGTGCGCGGTGCGTGTGCGCGACAGTGTGCAAAAGTCGCGCGCACACGACCGAGCGCAtgggcgcgtgccgcggctgcGGTACGCGTGCCCCATCTGCCGTGCCACGATCCAATCGATGCTCGCCTTGTCCCGTTGA
- the NMD3 gene encoding ribosome-binding protein (COG:J; BUSCO:EOG09262CA4; EggNog:ENOG503NTWS): MEYHAPVAQHMVLCADCGTPIEPNNANLCANCLRNSVDITEWIPKQATINFCRNCERYLNPPNTWVIAQLESRELLAICLKKLKGLKQVRLIDANFIWTEPHSKRLRVKLTVQKEVFTSTILQQVFEVEFLVQYGQCPDCTRLAAKNMWRASVQVRQKVAHKRTFLYLEQLILKYNAHRETVSVLEKKDGLDFYYAQRAHAIRMTEFLSSVVPVRVNKSEQLISMDVHSSTSNYKFTYSVEIVPICKDDLVCLPLRVARALGNIGQLVLPFRISNVIKVIDPTTLQMADITAEKYWRDPFPALCAIPEMVEFLVLDIEVTGGVAHGPHGQTMGKFAAADAQVSPLNANTFGEADAVYHVRTHLGNILQAGDTVMGYHLKTANFNSAEWDSLPADRVPDVVLVKKSYPERKRRSKRNWKLKSIAKEAEDPSQEGAVGRGALGRRGGLDSQRVERDYELFLRELEEDSEMRQTVNMYRDQEKIAREAERQARKAAGEYRDPSGMDQDEGDEVQTDDEGMTTDNDSEYGSDSELPRVDMGELLDDMDEMNIE; the protein is encoded by the coding sequence ATGGAGTACCATGCGCCGGTGGCGCAGCATATGGTCCTGTGTGCGGACTGTGGCACTCCCATTGAACCAAACAATGCGAATCTGTGTGCCAACTGTCTTCGGAACAGCGTGGACATTACCGAGTGGATCCCGAAGCAGGCCACGATCAACTTTTGCCGCAACTGCGAGCGGTACCTGAACCCCCCGAATACGTGGGtcattgcgcagctcgaaagtcgcgagctgctggcgATTTGTCTCAAAAAGCTGAAGGGTCTCAAGCAAGTGCGTCTGATCGACGCCAACTTTATCTGGACTGAGCCCCACAGCAAGCGCCTCCGTGTCAAGCTCACGGTGCAAAAAGAGGTCTTTACTTCGACCATCCTCCAGCAGGTGTTCGAGGTCGAGTTCCTCGTGCAGTATGGCCAGTGCCCTGACTGTACGCGCCTTGCCGCCAAGAACATgtggcgcgcctcggtgcaGGTGCGCCAAAAAGTCGCACACAAACGCACCTTCCTttacctcgagcagctcatCCTCAAATACAACGCACACCGCGAGACGGTCTCGGTGCTTGAAAAGAAGGACGGTCTCGACTTTTACtatgcgcagcgcgcacaCGCCATCCGCATGACCGAGTTCCTCTCGTCGGtcgtgccggtgcgcgtgAACAAGTCGGAGCAGCTGATCAGCATGGACGTGcactcgagcacgagcaaCTACAAGTTTACCTATAGTGTCGAGATCGTGCCGATCTGCAAGGACGACCTCGTGTGTCTTCCTCTGCGTGTCGCCCGCGCTCTGGGCAACATTGGGCAGCTGGTGCTTCCTTTCCGCATCAGCAATGTGATCAAGGTGATCGACCCGACCACGTTGCAGATGGCCGACATCACCGCCGAAAAGTACTGGCGCGATCCGTTCCCCGCGCTGTGTGCGATCCCGGAAATGGTCGAGTTCCTCGTGCTGGATATTGAAGTCACCGGTGGCGTCGCCCACGGCCCCCACGGCCAGACGATGGGCAAGTTTgctgcggccgacgcgcaggtCTCGCCGCTGAACGCGAATACCTTTGGCGAGGCAGATGCAGTGTACCACGtccgcacgcacctcggcaaCATCCTGCAAGCCGGCGACACGGTCATGGGCTACCACCTCAAGACGGCCAACTTTAACTCGGCAGAGTGGGACTCGCTCCCTGCCGACCGCGTTCCAGACGTGGTGCTTGTAAAGAAGAGCTACcccgagcgcaagcgccgctcgaAGCGCAACTGGAAGCTCAAGAGTATCGCcaaggaggccgaggaccCGTCGCAAGAGGgcgccgtcggtcgcggtgcgctcggccgccgcggcggtctCGACTCGCAGCGTGTTGAGCGCGACTACGAGCTGTtcttgcgcgagctcgaagAGGACTCGGAGATGCGCCAGACGGTCAACATGTACCGCGACCAAGAAAAgattgcgcgcgaggccgagcgccaggcgcggAAGGCCGCGGGCGAGTACCGCGACCCGTCGGGCATGGACCaggacgagggcgacgaggtgcagaccgacgacgagggcaTGACCACCGACAACGACTCGGAGTACGGCTCAGACTCGGAGCTGCCGCGCGTGGACATGGGagagctcctcgacgatATGGACGAGATGAATATCGAATAG
- a CDS encoding uncharacterized protein (EggNog:ENOG503PDSU): MWRASCVRCCVPAARVLDHRLAFAGTQAACSSRLLPEHEYQVRLGAAIRHLRATLPQFMQRGLVDRDEAPSAGADTLAPYLGQSALISRARLAAIYHKEIYFRFRPGEAEQHFAPAFSLRGRRMYRMSAQALRYSLHALFVDTDVRIEHMTLLPDRASVVADAAPGKPVPGDELLTRIRFRGTSRMSGALQDFTLLFRYRFDRNSGMVCEHHVDQMMPVPGRRVWQSLANVRSRLA; this comes from the exons AtgtggcgcgcgtcgtgcgtgcgctgctgcgtgcctgcggcgcgcgtgctggACCACCGGCTGGCGTTTGCCGGGACGCAGGCAGCATGCTCTTCGCGCCTTCTGCCCGAGCACGAGTACCaggtgcgcctcggtgccgcGATTCGGCACCTCCGTGCGACGCTTCCCCAATTTatgcagcgcggcctcgtcgaccgcgacgaggcgccgagcgcagggGCCGATACGCTCGCGCCCTACCTCGGCCAGAGTGCACTGATATCCCGTGCGCGGCTTGCCGCGATCTACCACAAAGAGATCTACTTCCGTTTCCGCCC cggcgaggcggaACAGCACTTTGCGCCTGCCTTTTCGCTGCGTGGGCGGCGCATGTATAGGATGAGCgcacaggcgctgcgctaTTCACTGCATGCGCTCTTTGTCGACAccgacgtgcgcatcgagcacaTGACGCTGCTGCCGGACCGTGCGAGCGTCGTggcggacgccgcgccgggcaaGCCTGTGCCCGGTGATGAGCTCCTGACACGTATCCGGTTCCGCGGGACGAGCCGCATGAGCGGCGCACTGCAGGACTTTACGCTCCTCTTCCGCTACCGCTTCGACCGCAACTCGGGCATGGTGTGCGAACACCATGTCGACCAGATGATGCCGGTGCCGGGCCGCCGTGTGTGGCAGAGCCTGGCGAATGTACGTTCACGACTTGCATAG
- a CDS encoding uncharacterized protein (EggNog:ENOG503P0R3; COG:S) — protein MSDAERYAMDDGEPEETFEDAEMEEEPDYGDGEPESGSPEASSDAFPSDEEDELVDEMEDAAPIETNRRTRRPALRVKLSRKGASDTTPNTTPSRRTSGRKTQRTARARGEDGEEDESDEIDEESDLDESAGDAPMTARQMARANRERGITNEDLVELPMDGTKRQKLTDTELALRRSETARRRRNQSEKKLEDDKIETINRLLKKQAGKVRGKDKGEDAAEPANTPGERRESGPKPMFRYISRAEGAMLAVPLPQEGEQGRGRYDEAMRTAFGQTHEAWTAAR, from the exons AtgagcgacgcggagcgctACGCGATGGACGACGGAGAGCCAGAGGAGACCTTTGAGGATGCCGAGATGGAGGAGGAGCCGGACTATGGCGACGGCGAACCCGAGTCGGGGTCGCCCGAGGCGTCGTCCGATGCGTTTCCGTCggacgaggaagacgagCTGGTGGACGAGATGgaggacgccgcgccgataGAGACGAACCGCCGCAcccgccgcccggcgctgcgtgtgaAGCTGTCTCGCAAAGGCGCGTCGGACACTACGCCGAACACtacgccgtcgcggcgcacgtcgggACGCAAGACACAACGCACGGCCCGTGCCCGTGGcgaggacggcgaggaggacgagtcGGACGAGATTGACGAGGAGtcggacctcgacgagtcGGCGGGCGATGCGCCCATGACGGCGCGCCAAATGGCCCGCGCCAACAGGGAGCGTGGGATTACGAAcgaggacctcgtcgagctgccgaTGG ACGGGACCAAGCGCCAAAAGCTTACCGATACCGAGctcgccctgcgccgctccgagacggcacgccgccggcggaATCAGAGCGAAAagaagctcgaggacgacaaGATCGAG ACCATCAATCGCCTGCTGAAGAAGCAAGCGGGCAAGGTGCGCGGCAAGGACAAGGGCGAGGACGCCGCGGAGCCTGCCAATACccccggcgagcgccgcgagagCGGACCAAAGCCCATGTTTCGCTACATTtcgcgcgccgagggcgcCATGCTCGCCGTCCCTCTGCCGCAGGAAGGCGAGCAGGGGCGCGGGCGCTACGACGAGGccatgcgcacggcctTTGGCCAGACACACGAGGCGTGGACCGCTGCGAGATAG
- a CDS encoding uncharacterized protein (EggNog:ENOG503NXBV; COG:S; TransMembrane:12 (i135-159o171-192i204-222o228-250i262-284o304-327i580-599o619-640i661-682o688-719i731-752o764-784i)) has protein sequence MAPGTEGNSGDERAADTTDDTVRQPPTPRKNPMENLLGRGRASPPPDEVPLNVPGDGPDVLSFKRRRSRDPLGSVRRWLHGDRATILEGPGLRHLRSSGAPEGWEHPARYVNASHVTVPTVLPTPESTPIPMLPYTVLCLLIFGEFCSAGVAGPFLFFMLNDFQVGDESRVGFWAGILAAVFFFAQFLTSLLWASAAEKHGRRLVLQVSLVGSTVSLLAFGFSPNLAFALLFRLAQGFFNGAVGVAKGAVRDLTDETNESRAYAQMGFCWGMGGIIGPILGGLLEHPAQKYPWLFGHSVLLQKYPYALPCALAASSTALGTILSLFLEPHAGPSGVRLPDDDPPHSVFDDGWRSPSVAATPDDELDEDEAMGHSEVSGPTAPSHISRGRMRESQFSHMRNPSNFGTAYGLDSMRTGPSSVRMARNRSDSVGRSFRRAPSMASTSRMSFFNHDAELPESQYRASNMSMLERFVLANDDAVLSITDLWVAAATNNEEAHPTADSSSEPFHEDDDVSEHDEPYHDTPPLFGTSFADREAPRAQPYLPPAHFAKMHRGRSQMSRMSKVPDPVETAEVPEMPTSLWVLIPVVVIAHYATLSFHSSMFDQIFLSFLVTPEPSGGLGLNAGHYAALIASMALCQLLFQFRVYPNVGPPNGPLSHLSMLQWGLVLYLPCYTLFPFLRTFLLPNTDVLVMCAMIAFATLRWLANVVSFTAIMVLLNAWTPPHLVPLANGLAQTVSSAARCVGPIIGGMVWAQSIQGGPKAHPWPLNFHLGFWVVGLVAFAEWFQARWLRDRI, from the coding sequence ATGGCGCCAGGGACCGAGGGTAATTCGGgagacgagcgcgcggcggatACGACCGACGATACTGTGCGCCAGCCCCCCACCCCCCGGAAGAATCCTATGGAGAACTTGCTAGGGCGtgggcgtgcgtcgccgccgcccgacgaggtgcCGTTGAACGTGCCAGGCGACGGGCCCGACGTGCTCTCCTTCAAgcgacgccgcagccgcgacCCGCTGGggtcggtgcgccgctggctGCACGGCGACCGCGCGACTATTCTGGAAGGGCCAGGGCTGCGCCACctgcgcagctcgggcgcgccAGAAGGCTGGGAGCACCCGGCACGGTACGTGAATGCCTCGCATGTCACCGTCCCGACTGTGCTGCCGACGCCCGAGTCGACACCGATTCCCATGCTGCCGTACACGGTGCTGTGTCTGCTCATCTTTGGCGAGTTCTGTTCAGCAGGAGTCGCCGGTCCTTTTCTCTTTTTCATGCTAAACGACTTTcaggtcggcgacgagagcCGCGTCGGATTCTGGGCGGGCATCCTCGCTGCGGTCTTCTTCTTTGCCCAGTTCCTCACATCGCTGCTGTGGGCATCGGCCGCAGAGAAGCACGGGCGCCGCTTGGTGCTCCAGGTGTCACTCGTGGGCAGCACCGTGTCGCTGCTCGCTTTTGGCTTCTCGCCCAACCTGGCCTTTGCGCTCCTCTTTCGCCTCGCACAGGGTTTCTTTAACGGCGCAGTAGGCGTCGCAAAGGGCGCCGTACGCGATCTCACCGATGAGACCAACGAGAGCCGTGCGTATGCGCAGATGGGCTTCTGCTGGGGCATGGGCGGTATCATCGGGCCAATCCTCGGTGGCTTGCTGGAGCACCCTGCGCAAAAGTACCCGTGGCTCTTTGGCCACTCGGTCTTGCTGCAAAAATATCCCTACGCGCTGCCATGTGCGCTTGCGGCGTCGTCCACGGCGCTTGGTACAATCCTCTCGCTCTTCCTCGAGCCGCACGCAGGCCCAtccggcgtgcgcctgccCGACGACGATCCGCCCCACTCGGTCTTTGACGACGGGTGGCGCAGCCCGTcggtcgccgcgacgccagatgacgagctcgacgaggacgaggcgatggGCCACAGCGAGGTCTCGGGGCccaccgcgccgtcgcacaTCAGCCGGGGACGCATGCGCGAGAGCCAGTTCTCGCACATGCGCAACCCGTCCAACTTCGGCACTGCGTACGGCCTAGactcgatgcgcaccggcccgtcgagcgtgcgcatggCGCGCAACCGCTCCGACTCGGTCGGGCGCTCGTTCCGTCGGGCGCCGAGCAtggcgagcacgtcgcgtaTGTCCTTCTTCAATCACGACGCGGAGCTGCCCGAGTCGCAGTACCGTGCGTCAAACATGTCAatgctcgagcgcttcgTGCTTGCGAACGACGACGCGGTTCTCTCTATCACCGATCTCTgggtcgccgcggcgaccaaCAACGAAGAGGCACACCCCACGGCCGACTCGTCCAGTGAGCCCTTCCatgaggacgacgacgtgtcagagcacgacgagccATACCACGATACGCCGCCGCTCTTTGGCACGTCGTTTGcggaccgcgaggcgccgcgggcaCAGCCCTATCTGCCCCCTGCGCACTTTGCCAAGATGCACCGCGGCCGCTCGCAAATGTCGCGCATGAGCAAGGTGCCGGATCCCGTCGAGACGGCCGAGGTGCCCGAGATGCCGACCTCGCTCTGGGTCCTAATTCCGGTCGTGGTGATTGCGCACTATGCGACGCTCTCTTTCCACTCGTCCATGTTTGACCAGATCTTTTTGTCGTTCCTCGTGACACCGGAGCCCTCGGGTGGTCTCGGTCTGAACGCGGGGCACTATGCGGCGCTGATTGCGTCCATGGCGCTGTGCCAGCTCCTGTTCCAGTTCCGTGTCTATCCCAATGTCGGGCCGCCAAACGGGCCGCTGTCGCACCTGTCGATGCTGCAGTGGGGCCTCGTGCTGTACCTCCCGTGCTATACACTCTTCCCCTTCCTGCGCACCTTCCTCTTGCCAAACACCGACGTGCTCGTCATGTGTGCCATGATTGCCTTTGCGACGCTCCGTTGGCTTGCAAATGTCGTGTCGTTCACGGCGATCATGGTGCTGCTCAATGCGtggacgccgccgcacctcgtcccGCTCGCCAACGGTCTCGCACAGACcgtgagctcggcggcgcgctgtgTCGGGCCGATCATCGGCGGTATGGTGTGGGCCCAGAGCATCCAGGGCGGGCCCAAGGCCCACCCCTGGCCGCTGAACTTCCACCTCGGCTTCTGGGTCGTGGGCCTGGTCGCGTTTGCCGAATGGTTCCAAGCGCGGTGGCTGCGTGACCGTATATAG
- a CDS encoding uncharacterized protein (COG:J; EggNog:ENOG503NX1S), producing the protein MATATSTAGAPGAPELQPATPAQMAAIRRLIQVLARLFYDDGHVILIDQLVSVAVIPSDVLARRVGLQARDLGSLAAKMVEDRILSIHRTQETKEGIVSRSFSRTYYYIDYKQVLDVTKWRMMAMRRDIDTRLRNGLDNKGYVCPRCHRSYSTLEVAHLLDFSRNVFVCEVPGCFTELVDNEDAEDVRKSKDTLTRFNEQLHGVQQALRSVEGVALPPMDIHAWLAKHAAQQPWQAETERDDTRLVPGAAPPPKPKAPQVTIELSGADPGADFAKQQRRAREEEQQRQQNTLPAWHLASTVSGEQTGLGKVHAERRAADALVAETSAQPEAQEEVDVEYYTRYASQLDESAKRGADESDAPDAKRTRTEEPDEEEDLDMDDVI; encoded by the exons atggcgacggcgacgagcacggcaggtgcgcctggcgcgcccgagctgcagcccgcgacgcccgcaCAGATGGCGGCGATCCGGCGGCTGATCCAAgtccttgcgcgcctcttttACGACGACGGCCATGTGATCCTCATCGACCAGCTCGTGAGCGTAGCCGT CATCCCCAGCGATGtgcttgcgcggcgtgtcggTCTCCAAGCGCGCGATCTTGGGTCGCTTGCGGCTAAGATGGTCGAGGACCGCATCCTCTCGATCCACCGCACGCAGGAGACCAAGGAGGGCATCGTAAGCCGCTCCTTCTCGCGGACGTACTACTACATCGACTACAAGCAGGTGCTCGATGTGACCAAGTGGCGCATGatggcgatgcgccgcgatATTGAtacgcgcctgcgcaatGGTCTAGACAACAAGGGGTACGTGTGCCCCCGGTGCCACCGCTCCTACTCTACGCTGGAGGTCGCACACCTGCTCGACTTTTCGCGCAACGTCTTTGTGTGCGAGGTGCCCGGCTGTTTTACCGAACTCGTCGACAACGAGGACGCAgaggacgtgcgcaagTCCAAAGATACCCTCACGCGCTTCAACGAGCAGCTGCATggcgtgcagcaggcgctgcgcagcgttgaaggcgtcgcgctgccgccgatgGACATCCACGCCTGGCTCGccaagcacgccgcgcagcagccgtGGCAGGCAGAgaccgagcgcgacgatacgcgcctcgtgcccggcgccgcgcccccgCCCAAGCCCAAGGCGCCCCAGGTCACGATCGAGCTCAGCGGGGCAGACCCCGGCGCAGACTTTGCcaagcagcagcggcgcgcgcgcgaggaggagcagcagcgccagcaAAACACACTGCCCGCGTGGCACCTGGCCTCGACGGTGAGTGGCGAGCAGACGGGCCTTGGCAAggtccacgccgagcgccgcgccgccgatgcgctcgtcgccgagaccAGCGCACAGCCCGAGGCACAAGAAGAAGTGGACGTCGAGTACTACACGCGCTACGCctcgcagctcgacgagtcCGCGaagcgaggcgccgacgaaTCCGACGCACCCGATGCAAAGCGCACACGCACCGAGGAgcccgacgaggaggaggatcTCGATATGGACGATGTCATTTAG